One genomic region from Fictibacillus marinisediminis encodes:
- the resA gene encoding thiol-disulfide oxidoreductase ResA, giving the protein MKKKRRLVFRSILLAVIALAVGYTFYNNVFQDKSGSVQKGDKAPDFELTDLQGNKVQLSDYKGKGVFLNFWGTWCKPCQREMPYMQKEYKEYQKHGVEILAVNVGESNVSVKNFADRFHLSFPIPLDGSREVTKAYGIGPIPTTFLVDKNGNIIEKTSESLSNETIKEYMEKIKP; this is encoded by the coding sequence TTGAAAAAGAAAAGAAGACTGGTGTTTCGCTCAATTCTTCTTGCCGTCATAGCTCTTGCCGTCGGTTATACCTTTTACAATAATGTGTTTCAAGATAAGAGCGGCAGTGTGCAAAAGGGCGATAAGGCACCTGATTTTGAGCTGACGGATCTGCAGGGAAACAAAGTCCAGCTGTCAGATTACAAAGGAAAAGGAGTGTTCTTGAACTTCTGGGGAACATGGTGCAAGCCTTGTCAGCGCGAGATGCCATATATGCAAAAGGAATATAAAGAGTATCAGAAACATGGAGTAGAGATTCTGGCCGTCAACGTTGGAGAATCCAATGTTTCTGTGAAAAATTTTGCGGACCGCTTTCATCTGTCCTTTCCTATTCCACTCGATGGTTCGCGGGAAGTGACGAAGGCTTATGGCATCGGACCGATTCCTACAACATTCCTTGTTGATAAGAACGGAAACATCATTGAGAAAACGAGTGAATCACTTTCTAATGAAACGATTAAAGAGTATATGGAAAAAATCAAGCCGTAA